GAAAAGATTGTTTTGTCCTCCAGAATTCAAGGACTTACCATCTGCATTTGGATCCCCACTCTGCCCTTAAACCCCTGACAAAAGTTATCCCTGgtttttgtaattgttttttaGTTTCCCATTTCAACACTGACTCCACCGTGCCCCTGCATCCTGTGCAGGGCACAGAACAACACACACAGCAATCTTGCCATCACAAATGCTACCACCCAAGGCAGGGATGAGCATGCCCCCCAACTATCCTTCCTCCCACTGGGGAATGAAGACTCTTTTGTGTGGAAGCTCCCTATTATTTTGTGTACTTTGGGACTGGCAGTTTGGGCAGGTGAATGGAATTGAAGGAGAATCTGTGGCTTTGATGATCCATGATCCTTCTCCTAGGGAGTTCTATTGCCATACTCTCCTCTGGCTCCTGTACTGGTGCCAAGCTGGCAAACATCACCTTTGAGTCCCAGGAGGAGATGTGTTGAGCCTTCCAACCCCCCCCCTGTGGAAAGATGTTTGGAATTCAGCGGTGCCACTTTCAGTTAACTGGCTCCGATTCCTGGGAATGCAACTAGTTGTCCTCCCTGGCTGGACTAATGCCAGATTACTTAAGGAGATAATTGACCACAAGCCAGCCCGGCTGACAGACTTCCTAAGTGCCAGATGCCAACTGTGCCAACGGGCCCTTGCAGGAGGGCCTGCTTTCCTTGAGACCACAGCTAAATGGggcttccttctctctcagcCTGTACCTccgttttttcattttttatttttattgtttttttaggGGAATAAAGTAAAATCGATTGGTCCAagttattttcttcctctctgtaagGACAAGGACAGCTACACTAACCTCCCCTCTCTTGCTGCTttcccccacccctctttctTGTGGGTTCTGTTAGTTCAGTTAAGTGAGGCATAGCTGAATAATTGCAGCCTTTTCTACCACCTTGGCACTCAGGAGGACAAGTGAGTGTCCTGTCCCCAGTGCCTGGCCTAcattagaaagtatttttttttttaaatcacacctATAACCCAAGAAGGTTATAAATtaacattatttcttctttcatctcaACTACGTCTCAAATTAATTTTCTGTTGTCTAATATGTAGAGGGCAGCTGCCCGTGAGCTCAGAAGAGACCACATACTCAACTGAGAGCTACCAAAGTAACACACATTTAAGTACTATCTTTATACCAGCTTAATATAAACTCCGTATTTTGTTAGTGACCTGACCCCTAACAACACGTCCAAAATAAACACAGGAGCTTTTAAGCAGGCCTGTTTGGGCATGTGATAATAATAAGCTGCTCCTGGTGTAAAGCAGGAAGCTGGGGGCTGGTTCCTCCTACTCCAGAGTCCCAGAGGTGTGTCAGGAGTGTTCTGCCAGGTCCCAGGTCTGGCAGCATCTGCTCATTGGGGATATATGCTCCACAGTGCAGTCAGATCCCATCTGAGTTGGAAGATCTGGAAACAGAGGAGGTATCTAACTGGGGACAGTCCTCCTCCACCATTAGGATCAGAGCTTCCCCCTTCACTTATTTTGTCGAATCCTTCCTTCACACTGTGCACAGCTTCCTTGGGGCACCAGGGTCCTTTCTGAAACAAGAACTTCAACACAATCACCGTGCACTTCACTttgccttcctgcctctccctcttttctctaaACATGAAACAATCAGTTTACTCCACCTAGGTAGAAAGGGTACCCGGCAGGGGCTGGGTGCAGGAAGGGTCCTGGAAATGGCGGTGGTCCACTACTTGTTTGCTTCCTTTTGGGGTGCGGAGACAAGGGACCCAGAATTGGGACCATTGGCACCACTAAAAATTACAGGAACCATTCTGGCTGATCTGGAAGGAAGAGGCAATACTTTCTTGAAGAGACAGAGACTCTTTCTTCGGGTCAAATGTTTGTAGACCCCCAAAGCTAGGCTCCCAGCGGGGCTTCAGGCACCGGCTAGTTGGAAAGTGGACAGACAGAGAAGGCAGACTCCAGATTCTCCCCTAATCTCTGACCCCCCAtatcatcttttctctttctgccacCTAAAACTGTAGAGTGGAAAATCCACGGGAAAGCTAGACAAACTCTCCAATTAACTGAGCCCCAGCATTGAGGGCGGCTACCTAAAATATGTCAAAACTTAGTGACACACTGCAATGAGATTTGTAAAAGAGGTATGGGCACAAACaccggttttgtttgtttgtttgtttgttttgtgttatttgtttttgcttttgcttttcagGGTCTACCCCAAGCACACCCCAGCGACATTGCCAAGTAACTCTCCTTTTTGTCTCTTTACGTTCTTTTAATGGAAGGTTGGAGGATTTTCTTAGGTTGGTAGGCAGAAGAAAACTGGCTTGCAGTGGAATTTTGCTGGAGGTTAGAGGGAGACGGGAAGGGGGCCAGGAGCCCAGTCATGGCTTTCTGGAATCCAACATGCAGAGGGTCTCTCACCTTCTGTCCCCGCATCTGCCCAGCACCCGAGGTTCTGGCCATGGTTTGTTCGAGGCCCAagaacttcctgcctccaccccaggcAGCAGTCACCCAGCCGCCAACAGTCACCTAGCAGACCCCACTCGCAGACCTCTCTTCCCTAGGCTGGGCAAGCAACAGGTCTCCCGGAAGGCGGTGGCACTTCCCATCCACCTAGTTAGTTAGTGTTCACCGATAACACTGGCAGTGGCATCTTCCAACCGTGCTGTTCTGGGCCACCAGTAATCCAATCCCACACCTGCTCTGTGGGCGCCGGCCCCTAGATCTgggccctgccctgcccctgccaaCCTCAGAAAAGGTTGCCGATGGGTGATGATAGGAAAAATTTACTGCTGCGGGTTTTGCCAATTCAGACTAATGCTGACATGGGCTTAAAGAAATTTTCAGTTAGGGAAGTAGAGGGATGAAAATGGGTAGAAAGTAGCCAGCTGTGTGGACGGAGCACAGAACCGGCAAGGAACACTGTCCCCAGAGATGGCTCTCCCGTTGATCAGGCCTCTTGAAACTCTGAAGTTAAGAAATTAAGGACTGGGGGCGAATGTTCAACTGTGGCCTCATCTGCTAAGAAGAGAACAGCCTCACACCGGCACGCGTATATCCAGAGAGACGTTTTAATGAACACCCGATACAACACTGGCAGACAGGAACGAAGCGGCGCGCACACAGCCAGAGGGGACCTGGAGCCAGGGCCACTCAGCACCCCTCCCTAAGTTTGTTGCCAGTAAAGTGCTGCTCCTGGGTCTCAAAACCCAAGAAGGGCAACAGTGACGGGGTGAATTTATTCACAAACGGTAACTGAAGAATTCGCCTGAAAAGACACGCAGCAAGCGAAGGTGACGCCTCCTCGTTTGGGCTCCAGGAGATCGGAAGCGGACAGCCACCAAAAGGCACCCCCTCCTCCCCGACGCGCGCCCCTCTCCCCGAGGTGACTAGGCAACCTCGCACTAATAGATGAGCAAACATCCGTGATACaagtgacttatttttttaaaagtccacaTGGAAATGGTCGTGGGAATGAACTGTGTTCTCAGGCTCCGTAACCGTTTCTCACCGGATTGATCCACAGAGGAGTCGCAGGTGGAAAGTCGCCTTTATTGTCTCTCTCCAGGGTGGGGGGGCACCTCCCCGAACTTTACTTTTGGAATCTGGAGCTTTGCTCTTTAAGCCGCCGCCATTCTCTTTTGTGCGAACTAATTACTTTAGCTGTGTCTACTATCCTCCTCGACCTCGGGTCACAGCCAAGAAATGTAACCGTTTCCCTAAGGTCCCACTAAACACCCCCACCCCGTCAAAGCGACTTTATTCGTGGCGTCGttttcttgtcctttttcctGACGAAGGAAATAACGAGACCAAACGCATGCATCCTTTTCCTTACCACCTAACACGAGTTCTCCTTAGTGGGGAGGCGGCTGCGGACGCTCGAGACCCGCAGACGGAAACTTGTAGTCTGAACTCCATTTCCGGCACTCTCTTGGGCTTCTGCTCCGGGTTCCGTCGCCAGCTTCTGCTCCAGGAAAGGGGTGATCTCCGCTTCCTCTTTGCCTGAAATGAGTTTTCCCTAACCGTTTTTGCTCCCTCCCCCATAACTtaccgattttttttttaattacaatagAAACTCTTACCTGGAAATGGGCATTCATGAATCTGATTTACAAGATAGTAaaaacacagacaccaggaggTTACATTTATTCAGACCAGTGGAGCATCCACTGTTGAGTTGTCGACCAGTTtctaaaatgtcttctttttttttgctcGAAGCCAACTTTGCCTCGTTGGGATGCTCCCTCGATCTGGGGCTGTTGACTCAGTCTCTCGCCAGCCAGGTGTCTCCTCCCCTAGGAGTGCACCAACACCGAGTGCAGGGAGCCTCCCTTACTGTCAGCCGTGCTGGCTGCGGTGGCCTCCAAGAGCGGGGCTGTGGGTGAGGCGGCGGCCGCGCACACGGTGGAAGGAGCAGGCAGCTGTTGGGACGCCGCGGGGACTGCCAGCGCCGGCGGCAGCGTGGTCACGGGTGGTAGTGCAGGCGTGGGCTTGATGGGCACAGGTACAGCTGGCAGGCTCTGGTTTGCCGAGTGGCACAGGGCCTTGACTGGCACCCCGAACGCCCCATACTCCGGGCCTACCGGGAccccagcggcggcggcggcggcggccgcggcggccaCCGAATCCATCACGCCAACATGAGGCCACACCGAGCCGACGACATTGCCGAGCTGGCCTGGCACCGGGTAGCCCAAGTGGTGCATGACCGATGCCAAAGGCAACCCCCCAGCCTGCAGCACGCCCTTGTAGTCCCTCCCGATGATGTTCTCTATGGCGAAGGGGTGTTTGAAGCCCGTGGTGGacgcagcggcggcggcggcggcggcggcggccgagcCCAGCCCGTAGGGTGGAAACTGAGACAGACGCCCCACGCTGCCcaccgccgcggccgccgccgccgcagctgcCGCCGCCACGGCCGCCGCCTCCTGCATCTTGCCGGGATGGGACGGCTGCGGAGGCTGCGACTGCGGCGGTGGCTGCTGAGCGGGCTGCGACGGGAGGTGTGGCGGCTGCGGAGCCGCAGCCGGCTGCTGGTGGAAATAGGGCACCATGTGcgtcggcggcggcggcggcggctggggcgggtggtggtggtggtgatggtgtgccgcgtggtggtgatggtggtggtggtggtgcgggtggtgggggtggtgggggtgcagATGGCCCCCGGG
The sequence above is drawn from the Peromyscus leucopus breed LL Stock chromosome 1, UCI_PerLeu_2.1, whole genome shotgun sequence genome and encodes:
- the Foxb2 gene encoding forkhead box protein B2, whose product is MPRPGKSSYSDQKPPYSYISLTAMAIQHSAEKMLPLSDIYKFIMERFPYYREHTQRWQNSLRHNLSFNDCFIKIPRRPDQPGKGSFWALHPDCGDMFENGSFLRRRKRFKVLRADHAHLHAGSSKGAPGTGPGGHLHPHHPHHPHHHHHHHHHAAHHHHHHHPPQPPPPPPTHMVPYFHQQPAAAPQPPHLPSQPAQQPPPQSQPPQPSHPGKMQEAAAVAAAAAAAAAAAVGSVGRLSQFPPYGLGSAAAAAAAAAASTTGFKHPFAIENIIGRDYKGVLQAGGLPLASVMHHLGYPVPGQLGNVVGSVWPHVGVMDSVAAAAAAAAAAGVPVGPEYGAFGVPVKALCHSANQSLPAVPVPIKPTPALPPVTTLPPALAVPAASQQLPAPSTVCAAAASPTAPLLEATAASTADSKGGSLHSVLVHS